DNA from Babylonia areolata isolate BAREFJ2019XMU chromosome 32, ASM4173473v1, whole genome shotgun sequence:
gtgtgtgtgtgcttttgcccTCAGGAGGTCAGTTCGGAAACGCTTTTATACTGCCAGTTGGGGGGTTGCTGTGTGCCTATGTCAGCTGGCAGTCTGTCTTTTACGTCGTCGGTATGTCTCTGCTgagtgcctgcctgcctacctccaTACCTACCTGGCtgttgtatgtatgatagtcagtcgtatccaaccatgaccaccaccagaagagcagagaaggcaactaAGCTGggcttagaatttgattatagtggagagtgtcttgccgacGTTACACCCCCAACTCTctggaccaagagggttttaggacagtcggcgttggggatggttcctcctaaaggccaactaggtAGTAccccgaaggctgcagcactaagagccaggcGCAATCTTGCCTCTCAGTTTTGAGAGGCATGGTccatgacagagagactgaactgtgaatgacttcccattgcaaatGCAGTGGAGAAACTGTTGATCATACCTGCCAGCCAATCGTCTTgtcagagaggacacacacagacaaagagtggATTCCCATCttgacccctacccccccccccccccccaccacaccccttacccccccttcccgcccccctcaacacacacacgcgcgcacgcgcgcacgcacacacacacgcacacacacacacacaacagccacgCCCTGCCCTCTTCTTCCTACCGAGTCTATTTCATTATACTTTTATAGTGATTGCGTGCATGCTTGAAACGAAGTTAGGTCAGATTCATGTCAGACGCACATGcagtatacatctctctctctctctctctctcaatatgtatgtatgtatgtatatatatatatatatatatatatatatatatattgccctgaataaataaatgaaaataataaaatagtgTGAACACTGACACCAATCAAGTGTGAACACTGATTGGcgagcgcgcgcgaacacacacacacacacacacacacacacacacacacacacacacacacacaaagagaaggtcAGTAATTGAGAAAGAAGATAAATGAGCGAAGGTTGTAACTAGTAAAAGGTGCAGGTTGAATCAATTGATTTTGACTCagtctttttatcttcttttttaaaatttgaatAAACTAATCAAAAGAACAGTGGgcgggttttggtttgttttttgtttttttgttgttgttgttgtttttttttgttttgtttttttttttgtttttttttgttgttgatgttattttgggggtttttttgtgtgtctgtggtggaaCACTAAGTCCAacaagtggaatgatggcctagttGTAACGCattcacctaggaagcgagagtcttagcgcactggttcgaatcacggtacagtcgccaatattttcttcccctccactagaccttgagaagtggtctggtcgctagtcattcgaatgagacgataaactaaaccgaggtcccgtgtgatagcatgcacttagcgcacgtaaaaaaaacaacaaacaaacaaaaaaaaaccacggcaacaaaagggttgtctctggcaacattctgtagaaaaatccatttcgataggaaatgcaaataaaactgcacacagggacaaaaaaaaaaaaaaaaaaaaagggggggggggggggggttgtggcgttctcagtgtagcgacgcgctctcactagggagagcagcccaaatttcacacagaagaaatctgttgtaacgaaaaagagaaataagcacaatacaaaacaatacaatacaatacaatacaatacaatacaagtgcTGTTTTTCAGGTGCCTGTGGGTTCCTGTTCTGTTTGCTGTGGATGGCCTGGGTGCACCCCAGCCCGGCCCAACACAAGGGACTCAGCAAGCAGGAGAGGACGTACCTCGAGAGGACCATCCCCACGGTGGCTGAAAAGGACAAGCCGGTCAGTGGGGTCTTCTTCATTGtgtacccgtctgtctgtctgtctgtctgtatagtgtattgcattgtattttcttttctttttttcttttttttcttttttttcttctttattttgtcacaacagatttctctgtgtgaaattcgggctgctctccttagatagaacgcgttgctacactgagagtgccacctttttttttttttggtgtgtgtgtgtgtgtgtgtgtgtgtgtgtgtgtgtgtgtgtttattttacctgcctgcagtttttttttatgtgttttccgatcaaagtggatttttctacaaaatgtaGTAAGGTGGGTGGGCGCGGGTTATTGAGAGATGGGAAGTTTCTAAAGAAACGTGCTacataaatgtccattatcattagttgtagttgtagtagtagtagtagtagtagtagtatagctgggccaacagcaaattgagaACTGTATGAGTCTATTGCAAAGACagtatagtcttttgtgaaggactatgactctcaaacttggaggcaaaattgcactggccctCAGTGccgcagctttgggggctagctagttgccctttgggaaccatccccaccgccgactgtcctaaaaaccctcttggccgagagagtgcgggtgtgacttggggcaagacactctccactataatcaaattctagcccagatagtcgggacaacacttgcctcctctgctgttctgatggtcatagtcgaacacgactgacaatcagactatcatcatttttatcattattattattataatcattggcAGTATcggcatttcttcccctgtacgtttccgtttataagacggaaaaatTGCTTAATAATATATTGATATATAACctccatatttcttcccctcgCTAGAcgctttgactggccttcttcacgtctcttgacaggggaagaaatgtagagtataattattattacaatgttattcaaacaaatttacgatttttccatctaagaaatgaaactgaatggaaagaacacaggggaagaaatgtgggacagtgcctcattattattattattatcatcatcatcatcatcatcatcatcatcatcatcattagtagtagtagtagtagtagtggtagtatcattatcattattatcattattattatcatcatagacgggcgcagtagccgagtggttaaatcgttgaactttcaatctgagggtcccgggttcgaatctcggtagcggcgcctggtaggtaaagggtggagatttttcccatctcccgggtcaacataattatgtgcagacctgctagtgcctgaacccccttcgtgtgtatacggcacgcagaagatcaaaaacgaacgttaaaaaatcctgtaatccatgccagcgttgggtgggttatggaaacaagaacatacccagcatgcaaaccccctaaaacggagtatggctgcctacatggcgggggtaaaaaaaaaaaatcaaaaaaaatcggtCACACACGTTAAAAACTCGTGtaatgtacgagtgaacgtgggtagttgcagcccacgaactccgaagaagaagaagaagataatcataatcattttttttcattattatcgttatcattgttatgattattttgTCCAATTCCTCAGGCAGGGACGCCGTGGAAGGCTATcttcacctctctccctgtctgggcCATCATAGCGGCGCACACTCTTGGCAACTACACCTATTACATGATCATGACCCAGATGCCCACCTACATGAAGGAGGTGCTCAAGTTCAACATCAAAGCTGTGAGTTACTGTAGCAGTTaatgtttttggggggaggagagtggagagggggggggggcggagagacagagagaggggggtgtggagtgtggagaggggaggggggggattgggtgggggggttttggggggtgctGGTTGGACTggcttttattatttatttatttatttattttactttatttcttacAATTAGATTCACATGATAAAATCATATGTACCCAAAGTGCCTCAATGTTATAGTAACATAACCCTgctttcagttgtgtgtgcgtgcgtgtgtgtgtgtgtgggtgggggggggagggagaggttggtgtgtttgtgtgtgtgtgtgtctgtatgtgtatgtctgtctgtctgtctgtttgtgtctccttTCACTCAGATGGATCtcaagtttgtattgtattgtattgtattgtgttactcttttttgtcacaacatatttctctatgtgaaattcgggctgctctctccagtgagagcgcgtcgctacactgagagcgccacctcttttttcttttcttttctttttttttatttttcctgcctgcattttcttatttgttttcttatcgaagtggattttttttttttttaatagaattttgccaggaacaacccttttgttgccgtgtgttcttttacgtgcgctaagtgcttgctgcacacgggacctcggttcatcgtctcatctgaatgactagcgtccagaccaccactcaaggtctagtggagggggagaaataatggcgactgtgccgggattcgaaccagtgcgttcagattctctcgcttcgtgtgtcatatttctctgtctccttctgtcactCAGAATGAATCTCaggttggtttgtctgtcttatttttctctctctgccaagTTTATGTGTCTCCTCTGACCCAGAATAgatgtatgtagatagatagatagatagatagatagataactagaaataaaaaaaaaaacaaaaaaaacaacaagccctTTGCACGAGAACGAAATTTTCGGTCTCGGACCTTTctcagcgatatatatatatatatatatatatatatatatatatatatatatatatatatatgtgtgtgtgtgtgtgtgtgtgtgtatgtataaatgtgtgtgtgtgtttgtgtgtgtgtgtgtatgtatgtacacacacacacacacacacacgtgtctcctCTCTCCCAGAACGGGGCGTTTTCCATGCTGCCCTACCTGGTGTTTTGGTTGTCCATGATCGGAGCCGGGGCGTTGTCCGACTGCCTTATTCGGCATAAGGTGTCCATGCTGGTCGTCAGAAAGACCTTCGCCATGCTCGGTGAGTTTGTTTTGCTCTTGCGGGCCTAgaagaaagtcacgggcaaacaagctccctgacaatggtatgcctgtctttgtctgccccaactgtcagcgaacatttcgtgcgcagattggactattcagccatctgcgcattcacagatagattcatgagcatcctccccccccccccacccccacccctatccaccaccctccccccatcccccagctggatgacaacgatggtcatcatcgatctcgatggacacaccaccaccaccagtgggcCTATAGTTTTTCAGTCCACTGTTTGTAaagaacgcgcacgcacacacacacacacacacacacacacacacacacacacacacacacacacacacaaacgaaaaaacaacaaaaaacaaacaacaaaaaacgaaaaaaataaacaaacaaacaaacaaacaaaacaaaacaaaaacatgttattTTCTTCGGTGGTCTTCGTTTtcaacactttgttgttgtttttcaccccgaaaacggattatggctgcctgaATGGCTGAGTAAAGTGCACTCGACGTGGGAGTTGCTGCATACACAGaaacgcagaagaggaagaaggagtttcagtttcagtttcttaaggaggtgtcactgctttcgtataattttttttgttttttgttgttgttgttgttttcattcgtgggctgcaactcccacgttcactcgtatacacgcgagtgggcttttacgtgtatgacccgtttctaccccgccatgtaggcagccatactccgctttcgggggtgtgcatgctgggtatgttcttgtttccataacccaccgaacgctgacatggattacaggatctttaacgtgcgtatttgatcttatccttgcgtatacacacgaagggggttcaggcactggcaggtctacacatacgttgacctgggagaccgtaaaaatctccaccatttacccaccaggcgccgtcaccgtgattcgaacccgcgaccttcaggttgaaagtccaacgctttaatcactcggctattgcgcccgtcatttatatttgtatttcttttttgcacaacagatttctctgtgtgaaattcggggctgctctccccagggagagcgcgtcgttacactacagcgccaccctttctttttttcttttcttttttttctctttttctttctttttttgggggggtattttttcctgcgtgtagttttatttgtttttcctatcgaaggggatttttcttcagaattttgccaggaacaacccttttgttgccgtgggttcttttacgttcgctaagtgcatgctgcacacgggacctcggtttatcgtctcatccgaatgactagcgtccagaccaccactcaaggtctagtggagggtgagaaattatcggcggctgagccgtgattcgaaccagtgcgttcagattctctcgctaccaaggcggacgcgttacctttaggtcATCACTCGATATAtgtatgctacactacatctgctaggcagatgcctgaccagcagcataacccaacgtgcttagtcaggcctcgttcgcatgcacacacttatatatatatatatatatatatatatattttttttttttttttttttttttttttttttttacctgagcggatttcttcgacagaattttgtcagagtacacacacactcttgttgccttgggtggttttttttggggggggggctgagggggggggttgtcagtgcgccgagtgcgtgTAGCACACGGGACCaggatttatcgtctcatcagtccTTCTAGCTCTTCTccttgtcttcgtcgtcgtcgtcgtcctcctcctcctcctacttctccttcttcttcacttattctgccttctcttcctcctcctcctcctcctccttcttcttcctcttcccccttctcctcttcctccttctccttcttcttcccccttcttcttcgatCGTCTTCTTCATTtattccgcttcctcctccttcttcttcttcttcttcttcctcctcctcctgttcttcttcttcttcacttattccgcctacctccccctccacctctcccttcttcttcttcttcttctcctcctcctccttcctctcttcctcctccttctcctccttcttcttcttctcctcctcctctttcttcctctcttcctcctcctcctcctcctcctgcttcctctcttcctccttctcctcctcctccttcttcttcttcttcttctagttttcCTTTCTCAACTCAGCGAAGAGTCAACGGGGGAACTGTTCACCGGAttgctccaggtctgttggttttgtgtgtgtgtgtcaaaggccTGGGTCACgggctcttctttctttctttctgtctatctttctgtcttcttgGCGTTCAGAGCTACACCACCATCAGTCCAGCCAGTTCCATTCCGGCGATGAATGGCGCGGTACCTGGATTtcacccagacacagtggatttgaaataataataataataataataatctgccCCCGCGTtggctgtcaaaaaaaaaaaaagaaaaaaagagagagatagagagagagaaagaatgagacctTTGATCTTGAACGTTTGACCTCGAACATTTGACCTTGAACATTTGAcctctaaccttttttttttttttttttttttttttttacccccccccccttttttttccttaggTCTGTTGGGTCCGGCGGCATTCATGATCCTGACCGCCTACATGGACTGCACCCGCAAGTATTATGCCGTCTTCacgttgtgctgtgccgtgggcATGACAGGGTTCGGGTTCGCCTCCTACCTGGTCAACCACGGGGACCTGGCCCCGGACTATGCCGGCACCCTCTTCGGCATCACCAACACCCTGGCCACTCTTCCAGGCTTCGTGGCTCCCGTCATTGTTGGTGCCATGACCCCTAATGTGAGTTGgcgttgtagtgtttgtgtgtgtgtgtgtttgtgtgtgtgtgtgtgtgtgtgatgtgtgtgtgtgtttgatttgtgtgtgtgtgatttgtgtttgtgtgtgtgtgtgtttgtgtgtgtgtgatttgtgtttgtgtgtgtgtgtgtgtgtgtgtgtgtgtgtgtgtgtgtgtgtgtgtgtgtgtgtgtgtttgatttgtgtgtgtgtgtgtgtgtgtgtgtttgatttgtgtgtgtgtgtgtgtgtgtatgtgtgtgtgtgatttgtgtgtgtgtgtgtgtgtgtgaactgtgtgtgtatgtgtgtgtgtgtgtgtgtgtgtgtgtttgatttgtgtgtgtgtgtgtgtgtgtgaactgtgtgtgtatgtgtgtgtgtgtgatttgtgtttgtgtgtgtgtgtgtgtgtgtgtgtttgatttgtgtgtgtgtgatttgtgtttgtgtgtgtgtgtgtgtgtgtgtgtgtgtgtgtgatttgtgtgtgtgtgtgtgtgtgtgtgtgatttgtgtgtgtgtgtgtgtgtgtgaactgtgtgtgtatgtgtgtgtgtgtgatttgtgtgtctgtgtgtgatttgtatgcgtgcgtgtgtgtgtgtgtgtgtgtttgatttgtgtgtgtgtgatttgtgtttgtgtgtgtgtgtgtttgatttgtgtgtgtgtgatttgtgtttgtgtgtgtgtgtgtgtgaactgtgtgtatgtgtgtgtgtgtgtgtatgtgtgtgtgtgtgtgatttgtgtgtgtgtgtgtgtgaactgtgtgtgtatgtgtgtgtgtgtgtgatttgtgtgtgtgtgtgtgtgtgtgtgtgtgtgtgtgtgaaatctggagtttaacgtctgttcaccagaagtgttattagacggaaagaagagaggtagtggatgaaagagagggaatgcttgttaATATTTCTGTAGGAAAGTGTTGATGCATATTTCAGAGGAAATAAAAAATAAGTCTATCATAAGAAATAAAATGTtgaaagagatggtggtgtgtaataAATGAAGTGTTGTAGGTGGGAACTTAGTACCTTAATTGTCTtaacgctctcgctctctctctctctctctctctctctctctctctctctctctctctttctctctctctttctctctagcgcgctcgcgcacatgtgtatgtgtgtgtgtgtgtgtgtgtggtttgttttagtctatcgtcagctactgtgagttcATATTTGATcatttttaatgtcttttatgaTGCGCATGTTTACTTTATGTAGGTGTTTTACAGCGAGCCTGTGGTCGCGCATgttgatttccatgtggattaataaagttgaactgatgatgatgatgatgatgatgatgatgatatgggtacttatacagcgcctatcctcgctgGGAAACAGCAGACAAAGCTATTAATTAAAagtgctttgcaaacacgggATTGCGTTTCATTGTATCGATTTGGATTGCattgcagtgcattgcattgcatcgtattctTTCTttgagattttgttgtttttttttaagattttttttttctgatttttttccccccttgtacacaaggttatatttgacatttcacgacatcagtgtgatttaacattcacatagcaaaacatttggtccatcaatgatcatcaaaaaaaaaaaatcattaatttgttgagatacaagggttattaattttttcaatatgataatacttataatagtgataataagatgaagaacaataacaaatgataataaagaacaagataaacaagataccaaatgtcacgtCATGGCATGTCttcatgttgacatagcttcaaggagcaccagtttgggggtttttttttggtttttttgcatcGTATTCTATCGCATCGTACCGCATCTCATCTCATCGCATTGCCGTTTTGCACAGGGCACCGTGGATGAGTGGCGAAGAACCTTCTTTGTGGCGGCCGGCATCAATGGCACCGGGGCGCTTATCTACCTTCTGTTAGCTCGCGCGTCCATTCAGCCCTGGTCGGCCGCCAAGGAGGGCGTGGTCGTTAAGAACGTCAAGCTCTCCGATTCGGAGGCGGAGCTGCATAAGGTCAAGGCCCTATACACCCAGGGGGCGGAAGTCAAGAGGAAAATCTCCACCATGCGTCGGATGTCCACCATTTTGCACCCATGATATCCGGTCTGATGCCAAGGAGTTATTTctatttatagtgtgtgtgtgtgtgtgtgtgtgttcttttttggtgtgtgttcttttatttactttttttttttttttttaagggcggttgaggggtgtggtggtgagaaGTGGTTGTAGTGAAGAAGATGGAGTAGAAGGTTCCCTGGATGTTAAATCATAAGAATGGGAAATACGATTATAACAAAGGGAACCTTGCCAAACGAATGCTTCGCGTAGCGGGTAagtgagaggtgggaggaggagcaggggagtgagggtagagaggggggaggatagggggtTGTGGGCAGGgagaacccccccctccccccccccccccccccagccccacctccccaccttgtCCTCTCGCCTCCGtcgtccctctccctcctccccccgcccctccccgtattctgcacacccacccctcaaacaAACTTGTCATCCCTGAGACTGATATGATTCGGTTACTTTGACCTATGGGCCATAATGAGATTGCAAGCACGTCCACTTtataattttctgtgtgtgtgtgtgtgtgtgtgtgtgtgtgtgtttaacctgcTACGTATGTGCAATGAGCAAGTGTAATGATGGGAAGccaggttgtttgttttttttttgttttttttgttgttgttgtttttctctccgcCTTCTTCTGTCCGTTTTGGAACTGGCATTACTTATGGCCTGGACTTGtggattctctgtgtgtgcttgtgtgtgtgtgtgtgtgtctgtgtgtgtgtgtgtgtgtgtgtgtctgtcggtttccccttctctctctctctctctctctctctctctctctctctctctctctctaactcactcagtacggccagtcctctcttctcctctacacagacccctcggatgtccagtgggtgtctgaatgacccaacctttagcttccgtcgtcagaattgtggtgctctttgtcaacattcacgtcttcagtataagagccttccgtttgcaatattttgatgatggtaattggggtgaaacgctgttaacgtcgtctctttcgccgttcgtatggaaagagttaattaaaaTCTTCACGCAGTCTTACTGACTTTGGCTGTGAACCTTAGTGGGGCTTTGACTTGAATTGAGTGTGTAAACAAGCAGGTACTGTCCCTGACTCCAAGCATGACTGTCTAGACTGCGGCATGAAACGAGGGGAGTTACTTAATTAATTAACTGTGTTGAACATTGGTCTGCAACAACGGGCgggcgcagtagccaagtggttaaagcgttgggtcaCTCCAGAGCGGAGCTGTTCAGTTTCCGAACCCACTTCGGCTTCTCCCGGAATCATTACCAAAGGCTCGGAAGTATTCGGCTTATGCTGTTCCGCTTCCGGTCGGGTGCCTCCGCCGCCgtcggtggtggtggaagagagagggagtgggcgtgagggtgagggtggtggttattgtggtggtggtggtggtggtgacgtcgcTTATGacgtaggtggtggtggtgacatcaagggtggtgatgacgatgatgatgatgacgacgatgtggaGGGCAAAAAGAAGGGTCACTCCAGAGCGGAACTGTCAGCTGGGGATTGAGTACGCCGTGACGGACGTGCCGCCCGTGCATCTGTGCTTCTTGCTCGGTCTGCAGGTGAGAGTGGTGGTGAACTCCAGTCCTTGATGCTCTCTCTATCGAAGGTTACGTTCACACTGCTATACTAATCTACAGTCCAATTACAAAACCGACGcccgacgagcgcaatagccgagtggttcaagcgtttggactttcaatctgagggtaccgggttcgaatctcagcaacggcgcctggttggtaaaagggtggagatcttcccgatctcccagatcaaaataagtgcagacctgctagtgcctgaacctcattcgtgtgtatacccatgcagaagatgaatacgcacgttacagatgtTGTAAATCGTGCCAGCATTCgatgggatatggaaacaagaacacccccaccatgcacacccccgaaaacggagtatggctgcctacatggcggggtaaataaacaaaacggccatacacttagaatgttacatgtctgtatgagtgagtatgtgtgcgtgagtgaagccaaactgaatgacacaggaaacgaatgatgagcgcctaatggcagctgtcaggacggttgtacccaggtaggcagcctgttgtgtaattgtctaagtgtttgtaaagcgcttacagcttggtctatgaccgaggataggcagctatataagtatccatatcatcatcgtcaagtCAGCATCTGGCTTACATCACTGTCGTAGGTTTGATATTGCATTTTTTTTACTTATAATTtacgaacatttttttcttcttcttttcgataTATTGGTGATTCAAACCACTGAAATCATTTGGGTTGTACATTCAGAGtacaaatga
Protein-coding regions in this window:
- the LOC143276431 gene encoding sialin-like, producing the protein MSTTKVAPAEDTTAPAEEGTTTAPAQESTEGEALKQFPESGFDWDKTLQGNLLGAFFYGYLVFQLPGGMMAETFGAKAVVTAGMLPVAILTLVTPVLTEIHYIILFVIRVIVGMGQSVMYPAVTALWAKWSPPMERSLLVGISLSGGQFGNAFILPVGGLLCAYVSWQSVFYVVGACGFLFCLLWMAWVHPSPAQHKGLSKQERTYLERTIPTVAEKDKPAGTPWKAIFTSLPVWAIIAAHTLGNYTYYMIMTQMPTYMKEVLKFNIKANGAFSMLPYLVFWLSMIGAGALSDCLIRHKVSMLVVRKTFAMLGLLGPAAFMILTAYMDCTRKYYAVFTLCCAVGMTGFGFASYLVNHGDLAPDYAGTLFGITNTLATLPGFVAPVIVGAMTPNGTVDEWRRTFFVAAGINGTGALIYLLLARASIQPWSAAKEGVVVKNVKLSDSEAELHKVKALYTQGAEVKRKISTMRRMSTILHP